The Solenopsis invicta isolate M01_SB chromosome 12, UNIL_Sinv_3.0, whole genome shotgun sequence genome window below encodes:
- the LOC120359204 gene encoding uncharacterized protein LOC120359204, translating into MMQSRVAFNRVSQLLRCFLFRVSDTREHQEGFESFENEGSRVCAKYESRRIVLRRSWILRVVQTTMIGRDGTKSRRAFNRVISVAPYPVSQVFDGRECRECRKRTKCRAFVPSINREEDLGFSKEAAETTRLRAGRSDQRTIVTRARKTRRI; encoded by the coding sequence ATGATGCAAAGTCGTGTCGcattcaatcgtgtttcgcagctTCTCCGTTGTTTCCTATTCCGAGTTTCCGACACGCGTGAGCATCAGGAGGGTTTCGAGAGTTTCGAAAACGAAGGCtcgcgcgtttgtgccaagtatgaatcaagacgaatcgtctTGAGGAGATCTTGGATCCTTCGTGTCGTTCAGACGACAATGATCGGTCGGGATGGCACgaagtcgcgtcgcgcgttcaaTCGCGTCATCTCCGTTGCCCCGTATCCCGTATCTCAAGTTTTCGACGGGCGTGAGTGCCGGGAGTGCCGAAAACGAACCAAGTGTCGTGCGTTTGTGCCAAGTATAAATCGAGAGGAGGATCTTGGATTTTCGAAAGAGGCGGCTGAGACTACGAGACTACGAGCTGGACGGAGCGatcagcgaacg
- the LOC105196930 gene encoding pre-mRNA-processing factor 17 isoform X2, whose translation MLALKDYGSSDEECETENVNIIPTLPSVKSTSNLQICSAPEVVPPTGTELCVKHVDPNATELAYNPKFEELFGPVVGPENPFKTQQQRAAKNMLSGYVESAHISEFQFENQRRTFASYGYALDPTVDGSADEGRIMIGAMEAAEESGGKTVFENTVLRPSDKRKRHRNNNPSDIEGFLGPWGGYIDEKRIVKPSEEESAELEEILAKRNKRGKQMEEKPLEEKTVLHIKDSVDYQGRSFLHAPQDVGVNLRSESPPDRCFLPKAQIHTWEGHTKGISQIRWFPRTAHLLLSCSMDCRVKLWEVYKDRRCVRTYYGHRQAVRDISFDNDGKRFLSAAYDRYVKLWDTETGACISRFTSRKIPYCVKFNPDPDKQHLFVAGTSDKKIICWDIRSGEITQEYDRHLGAVNTITFVDENRRFVTTSDDKSLRVWEWDIPVDMKYIADPSMHSMPAVTPSRNQKWLACQSMDNKIVIFSALNRFKMNRKKTFTGHMVAGYACGLDFSPDMSYLVSGDADGKCYIWDWKTTKLYKKWKAHDGVCIDVLWHPHEPSRLATAGWDGKIKYWD comes from the exons ATGTTGGCATTGAAAGATTACGGTAGCAGTGATGAAGAATGCGAGACCGAAAACGTCAACATCATACCCACGCTTCCCAGTGTGAAGTCCACGAGCAATCTACAAATTTGCTCCGCTCCAGAAGTTGTACCACCTACC GGAACGGAATTGTGTGTGAAACACGTAGACCCGAATGCAACAGAACTTGCATACAACCCAAAGTTTGAGGAGCTTTTTGGACCAGTGGTGGGCCCTGAGAATCCATTCAAGACACAGCAGCAGCGTGCAGCAAAAAATATGTTGTCTGGATATGTAGAGAGTGCTCATATTAGTGAATTTCAGTTTGAAAATCAAAGGAGAACGTTTGCCAGTTATG GATACGCTCTCGATCCAACTGTGGATGGTAGTGCAGACGAAGGTAGAATTATGATTGGTGCGATGGAAGCAGCAGAAGAATCGGGCGGTAAGACCGTTTTTGAGAATACTGTCTTGAGACCATCGGATAAACGAAAAAGACACAGAAATAACAATCCATCAGATATAGAAGGTTTTTTGGGTCCTTGGGGTGGTTACATCGATGAAAAACGAATTGTCAAGCCAAGTGAAGAGGAGTCTGCTGAATTAGAAGAGATCTTGGCCAAACGAAATAAACGAGGAAAACAGATGGAGGAGAAACCACTTGAGGAGAAGACAGTATTACATA tCAAAGACAGTGTGGATTATCAGGGACGTTCATTCTTGCATGCACCTCAGGATGTAGGCGTGAACCTAAGATCGGAATCACCGCCCGATCGTTGCTTCTTACCAAAGGCGCAAATTCACACATGGGAGGGTCACACCAAAGGCATCTCGCAAATCCGATGGTTTCCACGCACAGCGCATTTATTACTGTCTTGTAGTATGGACTGTCGAGTGAAg TTGTGGGAAGTATACAAAGACAGGAGATGTGTTCGTACGTACTACGGACATCGACAGGCTGTTCGGGACATAAGTTTCGACAATGACGGCAAGCGATTTTTATCAGCGGCTTATGATCGCTATGTAAAACTTTGGGACACGGAAACGGGAGCTTGCATCAGTCGTTTTACAAGCAGAAAAATCCCATATTGCGTCAAATTTAATCCTGATCCAGATAAACAGCATCTTTTCGTCGCTGGTACCAGCGACAAGAAGATCATTTGT TGGGATATACGTTCTGGTGAAATAACACAGGAATATGATAGACATTTGGGTGCTGTGAATACCATCACATTTGTCGACGAAAATAGACGGTTTGTTACAACCAGTGACGATAAAAGTCTCCGAGTTTGGGAATG GGACATTCCAGTGGATATGAAATATATAGCTGATCCATCTATGCATTCCATGCCGGCAGTAACACCGTCGCGAAATCAGAAATGGCTCGCTTGCCAAAGCATGGATAATAAGATTGTTATATTCTCGGCGTTAAATAGATTCAAAATGAATCGAAAAAAGACATTCACAGGGCACATGGTTGCAGGATACGCGTGCGGTTTAGACTTCTCGCCAGATatgag TTATTTAGTGTCAGGAGATGCAGATGGTAAATGTTACATATGGGACTGGAAGACGACAAAGTTGTATAAAAAGTGGAAGGCGCACGACGGGGTATGCATCGACGTGTTGTGGCATCCACATGAACCTTCTAGACTCGCTACTGCTGGCTGGGATGGCAAGATTAAGTATTGGGACTAG
- the LOC105196930 gene encoding pre-mRNA-processing factor 17 isoform X1, with protein sequence MEDLGSRFKRSRAATATELVGARRSWTERLAANNYGSSDEECETENVNIIPTLPSVKSTSNLQICSAPEVVPPTGTELCVKHVDPNATELAYNPKFEELFGPVVGPENPFKTQQQRAAKNMLSGYVESAHISEFQFENQRRTFASYGYALDPTVDGSADEGRIMIGAMEAAEESGGKTVFENTVLRPSDKRKRHRNNNPSDIEGFLGPWGGYIDEKRIVKPSEEESAELEEILAKRNKRGKQMEEKPLEEKTVLHIKDSVDYQGRSFLHAPQDVGVNLRSESPPDRCFLPKAQIHTWEGHTKGISQIRWFPRTAHLLLSCSMDCRVKLWEVYKDRRCVRTYYGHRQAVRDISFDNDGKRFLSAAYDRYVKLWDTETGACISRFTSRKIPYCVKFNPDPDKQHLFVAGTSDKKIICWDIRSGEITQEYDRHLGAVNTITFVDENRRFVTTSDDKSLRVWEWDIPVDMKYIADPSMHSMPAVTPSRNQKWLACQSMDNKIVIFSALNRFKMNRKKTFTGHMVAGYACGLDFSPDMSYLVSGDADGKCYIWDWKTTKLYKKWKAHDGVCIDVLWHPHEPSRLATAGWDGKIKYWD encoded by the exons ATGGAGGATCTTGGATCTCGATTCAAACGTTCGAGAGCTGCAACCGCGACAGAGCTAGTCGGAGCtagacggagctggacggagcgacTAGCGGCGAACA ATTACGGTAGCAGTGATGAAGAATGCGAGACCGAAAACGTCAACATCATACCCACGCTTCCCAGTGTGAAGTCCACGAGCAATCTACAAATTTGCTCCGCTCCAGAAGTTGTACCACCTACC GGAACGGAATTGTGTGTGAAACACGTAGACCCGAATGCAACAGAACTTGCATACAACCCAAAGTTTGAGGAGCTTTTTGGACCAGTGGTGGGCCCTGAGAATCCATTCAAGACACAGCAGCAGCGTGCAGCAAAAAATATGTTGTCTGGATATGTAGAGAGTGCTCATATTAGTGAATTTCAGTTTGAAAATCAAAGGAGAACGTTTGCCAGTTATG GATACGCTCTCGATCCAACTGTGGATGGTAGTGCAGACGAAGGTAGAATTATGATTGGTGCGATGGAAGCAGCAGAAGAATCGGGCGGTAAGACCGTTTTTGAGAATACTGTCTTGAGACCATCGGATAAACGAAAAAGACACAGAAATAACAATCCATCAGATATAGAAGGTTTTTTGGGTCCTTGGGGTGGTTACATCGATGAAAAACGAATTGTCAAGCCAAGTGAAGAGGAGTCTGCTGAATTAGAAGAGATCTTGGCCAAACGAAATAAACGAGGAAAACAGATGGAGGAGAAACCACTTGAGGAGAAGACAGTATTACATA tCAAAGACAGTGTGGATTATCAGGGACGTTCATTCTTGCATGCACCTCAGGATGTAGGCGTGAACCTAAGATCGGAATCACCGCCCGATCGTTGCTTCTTACCAAAGGCGCAAATTCACACATGGGAGGGTCACACCAAAGGCATCTCGCAAATCCGATGGTTTCCACGCACAGCGCATTTATTACTGTCTTGTAGTATGGACTGTCGAGTGAAg TTGTGGGAAGTATACAAAGACAGGAGATGTGTTCGTACGTACTACGGACATCGACAGGCTGTTCGGGACATAAGTTTCGACAATGACGGCAAGCGATTTTTATCAGCGGCTTATGATCGCTATGTAAAACTTTGGGACACGGAAACGGGAGCTTGCATCAGTCGTTTTACAAGCAGAAAAATCCCATATTGCGTCAAATTTAATCCTGATCCAGATAAACAGCATCTTTTCGTCGCTGGTACCAGCGACAAGAAGATCATTTGT TGGGATATACGTTCTGGTGAAATAACACAGGAATATGATAGACATTTGGGTGCTGTGAATACCATCACATTTGTCGACGAAAATAGACGGTTTGTTACAACCAGTGACGATAAAAGTCTCCGAGTTTGGGAATG GGACATTCCAGTGGATATGAAATATATAGCTGATCCATCTATGCATTCCATGCCGGCAGTAACACCGTCGCGAAATCAGAAATGGCTCGCTTGCCAAAGCATGGATAATAAGATTGTTATATTCTCGGCGTTAAATAGATTCAAAATGAATCGAAAAAAGACATTCACAGGGCACATGGTTGCAGGATACGCGTGCGGTTTAGACTTCTCGCCAGATatgag TTATTTAGTGTCAGGAGATGCAGATGGTAAATGTTACATATGGGACTGGAAGACGACAAAGTTGTATAAAAAGTGGAAGGCGCACGACGGGGTATGCATCGACGTGTTGTGGCATCCACATGAACCTTCTAGACTCGCTACTGCTGGCTGGGATGGCAAGATTAAGTATTGGGACTAG